A window of the Gossypium hirsutum isolate 1008001.06 chromosome A03, Gossypium_hirsutum_v2.1, whole genome shotgun sequence genome harbors these coding sequences:
- the LOC107886461 gene encoding F-box protein At1g67340 — MRTRRGLCYPRADVCVDKIVVKRRDFTGYNMACRKRQRFSPVIAGNSDLFDALPDDLVISILSKLSSSASCPSDFINVLITCKRLNSFALQPLVLSKASSKLLAIKAENWSESAHRFLKCCADAGNVEACHTLGMIRFYCLQNRGSGASLMAKAAISSHAPALYSLAVIQFNGSGGSKNDKDLRAGVALCARAAFLGHIDALRELGHCLQDGYGVRQNITEGRRFLVQANARELAAGLSSASVSNIATCSWLTWSPHPIPHPTNRYPNVPGCPLLSDFGCNVPAPEAHPANKFLTDWFGSRDGIPGPGLRLCSHVGCGRPETRKHEFRRCSVCGAVNYCSRACQALDWKLRHKAECAPVERWLDEEGVGGDGMDEVIAES, encoded by the exons ATGAGAACAAGGAGAGGTCTTTGTTATCCTAGAGCCGATGTTTGTGTTGATAAGATAGTAGTTAAACGGAGAGATTTCACCGGATATAATATGGCTTGCCGGAAACGCCAAAGATTCTCGCCGGTGATAGCCGGAAACAGTGATTTGTTTGATGCTTTACCCGATGATCTTGTCATTTCTATACTCTCCAAGCTTAGCTCTTCCGCCTCTTGCCCTTCCGATTTCATCAACGTTTTGATTAC ATGCAAGAGATTAAATAGTTTTGCACTTCAACCTTTGGTATTATCAAAAGCCTCTTCAAAATTGTTAGCCATTAAAGCTGAAAACTGGTCGGAGTCAGCTCACAGATTCTTAAAGTGTTGTGCCGATGCCGGGAATGTTGAAGCTTGTCACACCCTCGGCATg ATTCGGTTCTACTGTTTGCAAAATCGAGGGAGTGGGGCTTCTCTTATGGCTAAGGCGGCGATTAGTTCTCACGCGCCGGCGCTTTACTCCTTAGCTGTAATTCAGTTCAACGGCAGCGGTGGCTCTAAGAACGATAAGGACCTTAGAGCCGGTGTGGCTTTGTGCGCCCGGGCTGCTTTTCTTGGCCACATAGATGCTTTGCGTGAGCTCGGTCACTGCCTGCAGGACGGGTACGGCGTCCGACAAAACATCACCGAGGGTCGTCGGTTTCTCGTCCAAGCCAACGCCCGAGAGCTTGCGGCGGGTTTATCATCAGCATCTGTTTCAAATATCGCTACGTGCTCTTGGCTCACCTGGAGCCCCCACCCGATCCCCCACCCGACCAACCGTTATCCGAACGTGCCGGGATGCCCGTTGCTGAGTGATTTTGGATGCAATGTACCGGCACCGGAGGCTCACCCGGCGAACAAGTTCTTAACGGATTGGTTCGGCTCTCGGGACGGGATTCCCGGCCCGGGTTTGAGGCTATGCTCGCATGTTGGTTGTGGGAGGCCGGAGACGAGAAAACACGAGTTCCGCCGGTGTTCGGTTTGTGGTGCCGTGAATTACTGTTCACGCGCTTGCCAGGCGCTCGATTGGAAACTACGCCACAAAGCCGAGTGCGCGCCGGTCGAGCGGTGGCTGGACGAAGAAGGTGTTGGTGGCGACGGAATGGATGAAGTCATTGCCGAAAGCTAA